In Providencia alcalifaciens, the sequence ATACTGGAAAAATCCCCGCTCATCCAAGCACCTAGAGATTGAAGCAGGTCAAAATAGTAGGCGGTAAAAATGGTGAGCGCGCTGATCACTGCCCCAAGCATAATGCCAACTAACGGCACTATTAGGGCGGACTTCAGAATAATCCTGCGTAAAATCAGCATAAACAGCGCTGTACCTAGCAGTGCAAATCCACTCGCCACCACCATTTTGGTCATGATAGACGCGGTTGGATACAGGATCATCACGAACAGTAAACCAAGGCTCGCAGATTGCGTGGTGCCAGCAAGGGAAGGTTCGATAAAACGGTTTTGGGTGAGTAGCTGCATGATCAGCCCCGCGACACTCATGGCGCTACCTGCAAGGATCAAGGCGGCGGTGCGAGGGATACGACTCACAAAAAAGATATCTTGCATCTCGGGATCAGTGAAAAGCGAAACGGGTGACACATCACCCGCTCCAATAAACAAGCTTAATACCGCTAATACCAATAACGCGATGATACCAAAAAAGAGATAAAGCGTTTTCATTGATTAATTCGTTTTTTTCTTCTCTAGAGCTTTGTTTACATCATCCATTAATTGGGAATATGTTTGGATACCACCAGCGATGTAAACCGCTGAAGAATCTAAATAAGCTACTTGGCCTTTTTCCCATGCGGAAGTTTTTCTCACTAATGCATTGTCTAACACGTCTGCCGCAGGTTGCGCATCTTTCGCACCAATAGCGCCATCACGGTCGATAACAAATAACCAGTCTGGATTCAGTTTTAATAACAGTTCTGAATGCACGATATTACCATGACGGCCAGTATCTTCAGTGAAGACATAAGCAGGTTCGAAGCCTAATACATCAAAGATAAAACCAAAACGGGAACCTGGGCCATAAGCAGAAATTTTACCGCCACTCACTAAGATCACCATCGCTTTGCCCGCTTCAGGGGTTTTGCCTTTGATATCATTAATTTTGTTTTTGAAATCAGAAACAAGTTTATTCGCTTGTTCTTCTTTACCAAATAACGAACCTAACAGCATCGTACGTTCCATCAGGCTATCAATAAAATGTTTGTTATCAATGTCCAGAGAAATCGTTGGTGCGATACCGCTTAGTTTGTCATAAGCATCGCGAGCACGGCTGCCACCTAAAATCACATCAGGCTTTACACTGCTGATAGTTTCATAAGCCGGCTCAAATAAGCTCCCGCCATTAATATATTCTGAGGAGCGATATTTCTCTAAAAACTTCGGGAAATAGACGTTAGTTTGTGGAACACCAATCACCGGAATACCCAGCGCATCGATGATGTCTAAGGTTTCCATGTTCATCACAAACGCACGTTGTGGATGGCTAGGAATTTCAGTTTTGCCTTGAGCATGTTCAACGACAATCGTTTGTTTTTCAGCTGCTTTCTCTGTTGCTGGCTGCTCGGTCGTTGGCGCTGCAGTTTGTGTTTGCTTAGCGTCATCACAACCCGCTAACGCAACAACGGATAATAGGGCAAACCCTGAAACTAATGATTTTGCGAACATCTAAATTTCTCCACCTTTCAATGTGATTATCGTTAGTCATAATTCATGACCCGAAGATGGCGGATATCTTACATGAAACATAGCGCTAATGATATTAGTTTGCATTTGCATTTCGCAAAATAATGATGCATCGCACAAAAACACACATTGCCTATATTTAAAGTAATTTACTGACATCTTACTTTGATTAGGGAGAAACAAAATGGCTCAAGCATGGTGGAAATCCGCAGTGGTATACCAAATCTACCCTAAAAGCTTCTATGACCATAATGGCGACGGTATTGGCGATATCGCAGGTATCACCGCCAAGCTAGACTATATTCAATCTTTAGGCATAAACGTGATTTGGCTGTGCCCAATTTTTGAATCACCGATGAAGGATAATGGCTATGACATTGCCAACTATGACAGCGTCGATCCGGTTTTTGGTAGCAATGATGACCTTGATATTTTAATCAGCCAAGCTTCGCAGCGTGGCATTAAAATCCTACTGGACTTAGTGCTTAATCACAGCTCAAACCAGCACCCTTGGTTCGAAGCTGCCCTTGCCGATCCCAACAGCCCTTATGCAGGCTATTACCAATTTATTGAATGGGATAAACCCACTCCACCGAACAATTTACGCACCTACTTTGATTGCCCAGTGTGGACTCAGGTTCCAGATAGCACTCGCTGGTACTTCAACTCTTTCGGGCCCGAGCAACCGGATCTTAATTGGGAAAACCCACAATTACGCCAAGAAATTATCCAAATGATCAACCGTTGGATAGCCAAAGGAATTGCAGGGTTCCGCATTGATGCCATCGGCAATATTAAAAAATCCCCTGAAGCCCTCTCACCTTATCAATTCCCTCCCGATCGGGAAGATGGTTCCGCGTCTTTAGTTCCTTGGGTGGTTAACCAACCGGGCATACATGAATTTTTAAAAGAGCTCGCCAGCCAAACCTTCCACCCTGCAAACTCAATGACGGTGGCTGAAATCGATGTTTCTCCGCAGGATCTTGCTGACTATATCGGGGAAGATGGGGCATTTTCTATGGTGTTTGACTTCAGTATTGCGGATCTCGATATTGCCAAGCAGCCTCCGTTCTCCCTTGCTCCAATCACAGGCGAACGTTTAAAACCTGTTTTCCTAAAAAGCCAACTCACGACCCAGAAAGTGGGTTGGGGTGCACCTTATTTAGAAAATCATGATCAACCGCGCTCACTGAACAAATTCTTACCGAAAGGCGCCATATCCCCTATCGCCGAAAAAATGTTGGCGATGTTCTTACTGACTCAGCGAGGCACACCATTTATTTATCAAGGGCAAGAAATTGGCATGACGAACTGCCCACTGACATTAGACGAACACCATGACTTGCATCTTTTTAAACTTTACCAATGGGGTAAAACTCACGGATATTCTCACACCACCATGATGAACTATTTTACTCAGCGTAGCCGCGACAATGCGCGCACACCATTTCAATGGAATAACCAACGTCATGGCGGATTTACAACAGGAATTCCATGGTTGAAAGTTAATCCTAACTACCGAGAGGTTAATGCCGCCACCCAACAGCAGCAACCCGATTCACTTTTCGCGTTTTACCAGCAATTAATTACCCTACGCCGCCATTCGCCGATTAGCGATATTTTGGTCGAAGGTGAATTTTCAGACATTAACGCCCCTGAACCCGTTATTGCTTATCGACGAACATTAGGTTCACGCGCCATCGATATTTACTGTAATTTCAGCGATAAGCCGCAGGCTATTCACCAAAATTATCGCCGAGTATATTTAAGTAATATTGCAAATACCCATGACGATAATCAGCCAATTACCCTACAACCTTATCAATCAATAATTTTTGAAGTAGAGAAAAGTGAATAACTCAATTAACCACTCCGAATAAGTGTAATTAAAGATAAATAATCACCCGATATTTCGATATCGATCATAATCGAGTGATAGTGATTCAATTATGCATTTAATTACGTTGAGTATTATTAATTGATAACTTAATAATACTATTCAAAAACAAATTAACTCATTGTTAAATAACGAATTTAATTAAATTTAAAGCTAAATATGTGAAGCCTATCAAATACAAATCAAATAATTTAAGTAAAGTTTAAATTGCTCATTTCACTTTTCTTGAGGTTATTTATTTGCCAAATAAAAATCGCGAAGTTATTTCTCAAATAACTTCTGGGCGTCGCTCTGCGGAAATATCCCCCGCAGAAACCCAAACAATTAAAAAGCACACTGATGGCTTTGGCACTCTCATTCGAGATATAGATGGTTGGCTACTGGCAGAAGGCACCCATCTACGTCCCTATGAATGTCTTGGTGCCCACCCCGTCAACTTCGACGGTGTTGATGGGGTGATTTTTTCTTTATGGGCACCCAATGCCCAACAGGTTTCTGTCGTCGGTGAATTTAATCAGTGGGATGGGCGCATTCACCCAATGACATTGCGCCATGAAGTGGGGATTTGGGAACGGTTCATTCCTGAAGCCAAACTCGGGCAAGCGTATAAATATGAATTACAAGATAGCCAGGGCTATATGCGGGTCAAAGCAGACCCTTACGCACTCAAAAGCGTGCTGTTTCCTCATGTAGAATCAGTGATAACAACCTTGCCAGGTAAACAAACTCCGCCGCACTTCGCCAGCGCCAGCTCGCCACTTTCCGCGCCAGTCTCGATTTACGAAGTGCACTTAGGCTCTTGGCGTCGCCATCCACATAATAATGGCTGGCTCAGCTACCGACAACTGGCTGAGCAGCTTATTCCTTATGTGGCAGACATGGGGTTTACCCATATCGAGTTGCTCCCTATTAGCGAACATCCGTTTGATGGATCTTGGGGCTACCAACCTATCGGACTCTATTCCCCAACCTATCGTTTTGGTGGCGTTGAGGATTTTCTCTATTTGATTCAAACCGCCCACCAGCATCACCTCAAAGTGATCCTTGATTGGGTACCTGCCCATTTTCCCAATGATGAATATGGGTTAATTCAATTTGATGGTACCGCACTGTATGAATATGCAGATCCGCGCGAAGGCGTCCATCAAAACTGGCACACCTTGATTTACAACTACAGCCGCTATGAAGTGGCCAACTTTTTGGCAGGCAATGCCCTCTATTGGCTAGAACGTTTTGGTGTCGATGGATTAAGAGTCGATGCAGTTAGTTCAATGATCTACCGCGATTATAGCCGCGAAGACGGGGAATGGGTCCCCAACAAATGGGGCGGCAAAGAGAACCTCGAAGCCCTCGATTTTCTACGTTATACCAACCAAATTATTCAACAGAACTGCCCCCATGCATTAATGATAGCCGAAGAGTCAACCGCCTTTCCAAATATCACAAGCTCTATTGAAAATCACGGTTTAGGTTTTGATTTCAAATGGGATTTAGGCTGGATGCACGACACTCTGCACTATATGTCTCTTGACCCGATTTACCGCCAATATCATCACCAGCAAATGACCTTTGGTATGTTTTACGCCCACAGCGAACACTTCGTTTTACCCCTTTCCCATGATGAAGTGGTGCATGGCAAAGGATCACTCCTCGGCAAAATGTCCGGCGACACATGGCAAAAATTCGCCAATTTACGGGCTTATTATGGGTTTATGTGGGGACATCCGGGTAAAAAATTGTTGTTTATGGGAGGAGAATTCGCCCAAGGGCGAGAATGGGATCACGACACAGGGCTAGATTGGCATTTGCTGAACCCTGAATATGATGGCTGGCATACAGGTGTACAGCGCCTTGTACGTGATTTAAATCACTGCTATCAGCAGCATCCCCCGCTGTACCAACTTGACTATTCCCCACAAGGTTTTGAATGGTTGGTGGTTGATGACCACCAAAATTCAGTATTCGCCTTTGTACGCCGAGATACCCACAACCATGAAATTGTAGTGGTCGCCAACTTCACTCCAGTTCTTCGTGAAAATTACCGCATTGGCGTTCACCAATCGGGCTGCTACCAAGAAATTATCAATACCGATTCTCACTATTATCGGGGCGGTAATATGGGAAATCAGGGGGCAATATCCACCCAGCCAATAGCGGCTCACGGTAAAAATCACTCCCTAAATATTACGCTTCCCCCTTTAGCCACCCTGTATTTGAAACGGAAGTATCTGAAACAGGAGCTACCGAATGATACTCTTTAATTTTCAGCGAGGTCATGCACACCCCCTTGGTAGCCACATAGATGAACACGGCGTCAATTTTGCTATTTACAGCGAGCGGGCTGAACACATTGACTTATGCGTGCTGGACTCACTCGGTGATGAAATTCGTTACCCGCTCTATCGAGGAGATAACCACATTTGGCATGGTTATTTAATGGGTGCAAAAGCAGGTCTGCATTATGGTTATCGTGTCAGAGGGAAATGGGAACCCCAGGCAGGATTATATTTTGATGAAACTGACTTACTGATTGACCCTTACAGCCGCGAACTCAGTGGTAAACAGCAACCTTACTCCGTCGTCAGCCATGAACCTTATGACTGGCAAGGAGACACCCCTCTTCATACTCCATGGTCAAAAACCGTGATTTATGAAGCTCATGTTCGGGGGCTTACCAAGCAACACCCTGAAATTCCACCCGCTTTACGGGGGAGTTATGCCGCTATCACACACCCTTGCATAATCCAGCATTTAACGCGACTTGGCGTAACGGCGCTTGAGTTGCTCCCTGTGCAATTTCATCTGGACGAGCCGCGATTACAGGCTAAAAATCTCACTAATTACTGGGGCTATAACACGCTGGCACCGTTTGCGATTGAGCCTCAATATTGGTCTGGGCAAGCAGGTTCTACGCCGTTGAGTGAGTTTCGCGATATGGTCAAAGCCCTACATCGTGCTGGCATTGAAGTTATCCTCGATATTGTGTTTAACCACACGGCCGAATTAGACCGTTCAGGGCCTTGCTTATCGTTTAGGGGGTTAGATAACCCCACCTATTACTGGTTAAACGACAATAGCGAATATGTGGATTGGACGGGCTGCGGTAATACGCTGAAATTGTCTCACTCGGCAGTAAGCCAATGGGTGCTTGATTGCCTGCATTTTTGGGCGATTGAATGCCATGTTGATGGCTTTCGCTTTGATTTAGCCACAATATTGGGAAGAACGCCGGCGTTTAATTCTCAGGCTCCACTGCTTAAGGCTATCACCCAAGACCCCATTCTTGGGCAGCTTAAGTTGATTGCTGAACCTTGGGATCTCGCCAACAACGGTTACCAATTAGGGCAATTTCCACCGCCTTTTGCCGAATGGAATGACCAATTTCGCAATGATTGCCGCCGTGCTGTTTTATATTGTGATATGCCTATCGGTACCTTGGCAAACCGCCTAGCTGGCTCACGGGACTGTTTTTCACAAAACCATTGTTCACAAACCCGCTTTTCACAGAATCATCGCCCTAGTTTTGTTTCAATTAACCACATCACCGCACACGATGGTTTTACGTTGCGAGATTTAGTCAGTTTTAATCACAAACATAACCACGCCAACGGTGAAAATAACCAAGATGGTAGCGACGACAACAGCAGCAATAATCATGGCTTTGAAGGATTAAACGCCACTGAAAAGATAATATCGGAACGCCAACAGAGTCAGCGCCATTTATTAAGTTTGCTGTTCTTGTCATTAGGCACGCCGATGCTGCGCGCAGGGGATGAGCTAGGGCATAGCCAACAAGGAAATAATAATGCTTATTGCCAAGATAACCCAATAAGCTGGCTTAACTGGCAGGAAGCGGATAGTGCGCTCATGGAATTTACAGCACAACTTATCGCTTTACGCCAGCAGATCCCTGCACTGGTTTCGGGGCAATGGTGGCATTCACTGCCCCCGAATAAAACGGTTGAATGGCTAAATAACCAAGGCTTCCCCATAACCTTTGAGCAGTGGCAGCAATCATGCCCCATGCAAGTGTTACTTTCCGGCCAATGGCTATTACTGATTAATTTCACTGAGCAAGCCCATTCGTTCACGCTTCCCGAAGGGAATTGGCACCCTGTCCCGCCTTTTTATTGCCACTTATTTCGCGCTATTCCCCCAAAAACCTTCGTGGTAATGCGGCGCCACGATTTTTCATAAAGTGTTCATTAAGGAATTGATATGTTAGAGAAAATGCCTTTTTACATCGACCAAAATTCTATTTCGAGGCAGCTATTAGCCAAGGAACTTCCGAGCAATACGGTTGCGCTTGTTTTGGCAGGTGGTAAAGGATCTCGTCTCAAAGCCCTGACTCAGAAGCAGCCAAAACCTTCACTCCACTTTGGCGGGAAGTTTCGAATTATCGATTTCAGCTTATCTAACTGTATTAATTCAGGCATTTACCGGGTTGGTATACTCACCCAATACTATTCCCATCACTTAATCCAACATATTCAGCACAGTTGGTCATTTCTAAACGGGAAAACCAATGAATTTATTGAAATATTCCCTGCTCAACAGAAACAGGATATCGAAGATTGGTATCAAGGTACCGCCGATGCTATCTTTCAAAATCTCGATGTTATTAGCCAATATCAAGCCAAATACATCATTGTGTTAGCCGGGGATCATATCTACAAAATGGATTATTCTCGCATGTTGCTCGACCATGTTGAGAAAGGGAGCCAATGCACGGTGGCCTGCATTGAAGTACCCTGTAGCCAAGCGTCTGAATTTGGCATTATGGACATTAATGATGATGAACAAATCATTAATTTTATTGAAAAACCTCAATTTCCTCCACCAATGCCGGGAAAGCCTTATGTCGCATTAGCCAGTATGGGCGTGTACGTTTTTGATGCCCAATACCTCTATCAATTACTCGCTGAAGAGCAGCAACAGCAGAATACACAACATGATTTTGGTAAAAACTTAATCCCAAAAGCAGTACAACAAGGCAAGGCTTGGGCGCACCCATTTAGCCGCTCCTGCGTCTATTCCGACTTTAATGTAGGCTCATCCCCTTACTGGCGAGATGTGGGGACCATTGATGCCTACTGGAACGCCAATATTGATTTAGTTTCAGCCAAGCCCGCACTGGATATGTATGACCCCCATTGGTCAATTCGGACGAGCCACTCCCCATTGGCGCCAGCTCGATTTATTCAAGGTGAATCACTGCAATCCCCCCAAATTACCAACACATTAATTAATGCAGGCTCCATCGTCGAAGACGCCAAAATTGCTAATTCCGTGATTTTCCAAAATGTCCGCGTGAATGCTCACAGCCAGCTCGATGCCTGCGTGATCCTCCCCGATGTCTCTATTGGATATGCCTGCCGCTTACAACGCTGCATTATCGATAGCGGCTGTGTGTTACCCAACAAACTGGTTATTGGTGAAGACCCACAATGGGATGCCCAACATTTCTATCGCTCTGAAGGTGGCGTCGTCCTTGTCACTCAAAAAATGCTCGATAATCTTGCGGCTTAAAGGAGGTTCAGATGCGCATACTTCATGCAGGCTCAGAGCTATTTCCTCTACTCAAAACAGGCGGTTTAGCGGATGTGCTCGGTGCATTGCCCCAAGCTCAAATCGCTGAAGGAGCTGATGTCCGCATCGTGTTACCCGGTTTTCCCGCGCTACTGGATGCGGTTCCCCACACGTTGGTTGGCAGCCATATCAATACATTTGCAGGCCCCATCACTTTGCGTTTTGGTCATTATGATGGTGTCGGTCTCTATTTAATTGACGCCCCGCATCTTTATCAGCGTACAGGCAGCCCCTATCATGACAATAATCAACAAGAATACAGGGACAACTATCTGCGCTTTGCCTTATTAGGCTGGATAAGCTGCGAACTTGCCTGTGGTTTTGATACGGATTGGCGACCCGACATTGTTCACGCCCACGACTGGCATGCAGGACTATGCGCCGCCTATCTCGCTGCCAAAAACACCCCTGTTCCTTGCGTATTTACCGTCCATAATCTGGCTTACCAAGGGCTATTTTCGGCAACCCATTTTCCTGAGTTACAGCTACCTAACGGGTTTTACTCCCTTGAAGGCTTAGAATTTTATGGGCAAATTTCCTACCTCAAAGCGGGGCTGTTCTACGCCAATAAAATCACCTTTGTTAGCCCCACTTATGCCAAAGAAGTCACCATTCCCGAATACGGTTATGGGTTCGCCAGTTTACTGAAACAGCGCCAATCTCAAGCGGATATTTTGGGGATCTTAAACGGTGTGGATTACCAAGTGTGGGATCCGCAACTTGACCCGTTGATCCCACATAATTACGGTCGGCAAAATATGCTAGGTAAAGCCATCAGCAAAATGACCTTCCAGAGAGAAAACAAACTTAATGTCACCGATAAAGCGCCACTGTTTGGCGTCGTCAGTCGCCTCAGTACACAAAAGGGACTAGACCTCTTGCTGGAAGTGATCCCCAATTTGCTGCACCAAGGCGGGCAACTTTCCGTTTTAGGCAGTGGCGACACCGACCTGCAACACGCCTTTGAGCAACTCGCCCACCAATACCCTAAACAGGTTTCTGTCCTGATTGGTTATGACGAACCTCATGCCCATAAATTGATCGCGGCCGCTGACGTGATTGTGGTGCCAAGCCGCTACGAACCTTGTGGTTTGACCCAACTTTATGGTTTGAAATATGGCGCTCTCCCACTGGTTCGCCACACGGGGGGGCTAGCCGATACCGTTACCGATTGCTCCCTCGAAAATTTGGCAGATCGCACGGCAACCGGTTTTGTAT encodes:
- a CDS encoding ABC transporter permease — its product is MKTLYLFFGIIALLVLAVLSLFIGAGDVSPVSLFTDPEMQDIFFVSRIPRTAALILAGSAMSVAGLIMQLLTQNRFIEPSLAGTTQSASLGLLFVMILYPTASIMTKMVVASGFALLGTALFMLILRRIILKSALIVPLVGIMLGAVISALTIFTAYYFDLLQSLGAWMSGDFSSILQGRYELLWLVGGLTLVACLIADSFTVAGMGREFSVNVGLNYQKVMTIGLSIIALISGVVVVVVGALPFLGLIVPNLISLVMGDNIRKTIPWICLAGGGLVLLCDIIGRLIRYPFEIPASVILGVVGAVIFLYLLLKHQRYGKS
- a CDS encoding siderophore ABC transporter substrate-binding protein — its product is MFAKSLVSGFALLSVVALAGCDDAKQTQTAAPTTEQPATEKAAEKQTIVVEHAQGKTEIPSHPQRAFVMNMETLDIIDALGIPVIGVPQTNVYFPKFLEKYRSSEYINGGSLFEPAYETISSVKPDVILGGSRARDAYDKLSGIAPTISLDIDNKHFIDSLMERTMLLGSLFGKEEQANKLVSDFKNKINDIKGKTPEAGKAMVILVSGGKISAYGPGSRFGFIFDVLGFEPAYVFTEDTGRHGNIVHSELLLKLNPDWLFVIDRDGAIGAKDAQPAADVLDNALVRKTSAWEKGQVAYLDSSAVYIAGGIQTYSQLMDDVNKALEKKKTN
- a CDS encoding glycoside hydrolase family 13 protein; translation: MAQAWWKSAVVYQIYPKSFYDHNGDGIGDIAGITAKLDYIQSLGINVIWLCPIFESPMKDNGYDIANYDSVDPVFGSNDDLDILISQASQRGIKILLDLVLNHSSNQHPWFEAALADPNSPYAGYYQFIEWDKPTPPNNLRTYFDCPVWTQVPDSTRWYFNSFGPEQPDLNWENPQLRQEIIQMINRWIAKGIAGFRIDAIGNIKKSPEALSPYQFPPDREDGSASLVPWVVNQPGIHEFLKELASQTFHPANSMTVAEIDVSPQDLADYIGEDGAFSMVFDFSIADLDIAKQPPFSLAPITGERLKPVFLKSQLTTQKVGWGAPYLENHDQPRSLNKFLPKGAISPIAEKMLAMFLLTQRGTPFIYQGQEIGMTNCPLTLDEHHDLHLFKLYQWGKTHGYSHTTMMNYFTQRSRDNARTPFQWNNQRHGGFTTGIPWLKVNPNYREVNAATQQQQPDSLFAFYQQLITLRRHSPISDILVEGEFSDINAPEPVIAYRRTLGSRAIDIYCNFSDKPQAIHQNYRRVYLSNIANTHDDNQPITLQPYQSIIFEVEKSE
- the glgX gene encoding glycogen debranching protein GlgX codes for the protein MILFNFQRGHAHPLGSHIDEHGVNFAIYSERAEHIDLCVLDSLGDEIRYPLYRGDNHIWHGYLMGAKAGLHYGYRVRGKWEPQAGLYFDETDLLIDPYSRELSGKQQPYSVVSHEPYDWQGDTPLHTPWSKTVIYEAHVRGLTKQHPEIPPALRGSYAAITHPCIIQHLTRLGVTALELLPVQFHLDEPRLQAKNLTNYWGYNTLAPFAIEPQYWSGQAGSTPLSEFRDMVKALHRAGIEVILDIVFNHTAELDRSGPCLSFRGLDNPTYYWLNDNSEYVDWTGCGNTLKLSHSAVSQWVLDCLHFWAIECHVDGFRFDLATILGRTPAFNSQAPLLKAITQDPILGQLKLIAEPWDLANNGYQLGQFPPPFAEWNDQFRNDCRRAVLYCDMPIGTLANRLAGSRDCFSQNHCSQTRFSQNHRPSFVSINHITAHDGFTLRDLVSFNHKHNHANGENNQDGSDDNSSNNHGFEGLNATEKIISERQQSQRHLLSLLFLSLGTPMLRAGDELGHSQQGNNNAYCQDNPISWLNWQEADSALMEFTAQLIALRQQIPALVSGQWWHSLPPNKTVEWLNNQGFPITFEQWQQSCPMQVLLSGQWLLLINFTEQAHSFTLPEGNWHPVPPFYCHLFRAIPPKTFVVMRRHDFS
- the glgC gene encoding glucose-1-phosphate adenylyltransferase, whose product is MLEKMPFYIDQNSISRQLLAKELPSNTVALVLAGGKGSRLKALTQKQPKPSLHFGGKFRIIDFSLSNCINSGIYRVGILTQYYSHHLIQHIQHSWSFLNGKTNEFIEIFPAQQKQDIEDWYQGTADAIFQNLDVISQYQAKYIIVLAGDHIYKMDYSRMLLDHVEKGSQCTVACIEVPCSQASEFGIMDINDDEQIINFIEKPQFPPPMPGKPYVALASMGVYVFDAQYLYQLLAEEQQQQNTQHDFGKNLIPKAVQQGKAWAHPFSRSCVYSDFNVGSSPYWRDVGTIDAYWNANIDLVSAKPALDMYDPHWSIRTSHSPLAPARFIQGESLQSPQITNTLINAGSIVEDAKIANSVIFQNVRVNAHSQLDACVILPDVSIGYACRLQRCIIDSGCVLPNKLVIGEDPQWDAQHFYRSEGGVVLVTQKMLDNLAA
- the glgA gene encoding glycogen synthase GlgA, encoding MRILHAGSELFPLLKTGGLADVLGALPQAQIAEGADVRIVLPGFPALLDAVPHTLVGSHINTFAGPITLRFGHYDGVGLYLIDAPHLYQRTGSPYHDNNQQEYRDNYLRFALLGWISCELACGFDTDWRPDIVHAHDWHAGLCAAYLAAKNTPVPCVFTVHNLAYQGLFSATHFPELQLPNGFYSLEGLEFYGQISYLKAGLFYANKITFVSPTYAKEVTIPEYGYGFASLLKQRQSQADILGILNGVDYQVWDPQLDPLIPHNYGRQNMLGKAISKMTFQRENKLNVTDKAPLFGVVSRLSTQKGLDLLLEVIPNLLHQGGQLSVLGSGDTDLQHAFEQLAHQYPKQVSVLIGYDEPHAHKLIAAADVIVVPSRYEPCGLTQLYGLKYGALPLVRHTGGLADTVTDCSLENLADRTATGFVFHDYHGYRSNHGKATELNDAVRRVFALWNEPTRWKRVRRQGMKMDFSWQASAQKYLALYQNLIESKLHDPTLNDPTTKGADHE